The following coding sequences lie in one Aspergillus puulaauensis MK2 DNA, chromosome 3, nearly complete sequence genomic window:
- a CDS encoding cupin domain-containing protein (COG:S;~EggNog:ENOG410PQ4B;~InterPro:IPR014710,IPR011051,IPR009327,IPR039935;~PFAM:PF06172), whose protein sequence is MAITHTAQDVITALNLAPHPEKGYYVETFRDANTSPEGRANSTYIYYLLEGESGLSYWHRVLDAVEVWHYYAGAPLRLSLSWDDGNPVRDLALGPDIWRGERPQIVVERGEWQHALSLGDWTLVGYSVAPGFEFGSFEMADPGWEPKGAAKK, encoded by the coding sequence ATGGCAATTACACATACAGCTCAGGACGTCATCACAGCGCTGAACCTCGCCCCTCATCCAGAGAAGGGCTACTACGTCGAGACATTCCGAGACGCAAATACATCACCAGAAGGTCGCGCAAACAGCACTTACATCTACTACCTCCTCGAGGGCGAGTCCGGCCTATCGTACTGGCACCGTGTGCTCGACGCCGTCGAGGTCTGGCATTATTACGCTGGTGCGCCGCTACGGCTCTCGCTATCATGGGACGATGGCAACCCTGTTCGCGATCTCGCTCTCGGCCCGGATATTTGGCGGGGTGAGAGGCCGcagattgttgttgagcGCGGAGAATGGCAGCATGCGCTGTCTTTGGGGGACTGGACTCTCGTGGGTTACTCTGTTGCGCCTGGGTTTGAGTTTGGGAGCTTTGAGATGGCGGATCCAGGCTGGGAGCCAAAGGGTGCAGCGAAGAAATGA
- a CDS encoding uncharacterized protein (SECRETED:SignalP(1-19)): MQLTKALVPLALLAPLISANPQLLNDILTADDSAPETSVSVDPTAVQTGVGSNAGVGAPVQASVPTETAGVGAPVQADAPSSSESESESESETATAGVGAPVQATGSSSSETDSDSGSGSGSSSTEASAETQTGAGTEVATEASTTAVPTGIVTAVDNDPSGSGIATGSMTTAAATTTAGPSQSQESQGASSTSGSGSSSSSGSDSDSDSSSGSADSTSSGDAASASPTDDAASAVLGSPASMLGAILLSVVVPLF; the protein is encoded by the coding sequence ATGCAGCTCACCAAGGCCCTCGtccccctcgccctcctggcccccctcatctccgccaacccCCAATTGCTTAACGACATCCTCACAGCCGACGACTCAGCCCCGGAGACGTCCGTCAGCGTCGACCCAACCGCAGTCCAGACCGGTGTTGGCTCCAATGCTGGAGTCGGCGCCCCTGTGCAGGCTAGTGTCCCCACTGAGACCGCAGGCGTCGGCGCACCCGTTCAGGCCGACGCTCCTTCTTCCAgcgagtccgagtccgagtccgagtccgagacCGCCACCGCGGGGGTCGGCGCACCCGTCCAGGCTACTGGTTCCAGCAGCTCCGAgactgactctgactctggctctggctctggctcctCGAGCACCGAAGCGTCCGCAGAGACCCAGACTGGCGCAGGCACCGAAGTGGCAACTGAGGCCTCCACAACCGCTGTCCCTACAGGCATTGTAACAGCCGTAGACAACGACCCCTCCGGCAGTGGCATCGCTACTGGGTCTATGACCACCGCCGCTGCTACTACTACGGCCGGCCCCAGTCAGTCACAGGAGTCTCAGGGTGCCAGCAGcacctctggctctggatctagctccagctccggctccgactccgactccgactccagctccggctctgCGGACTCTACTTCCTCTGGCGATGCTGCTTCTGCCTCGCCGACGGATGATGCCGCTTCTGCGGTGCTGGGAAGCCCCGCCTCGATGCTCGGTGCCATCTTGCTTTCGGTCGTTGTGCCTTTGTTCTAG
- a CDS encoding SANT/Myb-like DNA-binding domain-containing protein (COG:S;~EggNog:ENOG410PU4Z;~InterPro:IPR001005,IPR017877), whose product MMQGHSRSRSRQDLFSQPQASPSRKRITRSQSREVEETRIRSKEINPTDGHGRREQSKALPPVAEESPFKSPRKTGARYGSSTIPESPGDTTNISGTTFVQPESEMDLDPEMMLEVIPDLERAGKSVLEFLAPRTATPVVIVNKAKTLSDPSNTQSRRLRRLKSNLDNEIQHFGSQTYIDVGDIGHLFASTLGGRRGEFNDWGPDPIVQMANCARFAVEVLLAGTSTNSQRQALQNVENLFPLPFMTGLVGAGQVKAPGESSLEKETFELALEIRKQSLILQLEDNQDKPGFSAKNEVRLCFFTGLSRKSPPRGFNLPNFGGSGGALPEKYRDPVHNLFNDILLSETENGIDVEELRSSYLWKRFVLQAAKWIRKRTEEIDEELQKRMTTQEVHDTFFTSKHPSFASTLGGSEAEPSGEAQEDELEISHRQSVEQESAGLLEEQEQQEQQEPKSPTVQRGTERRRSSRPSYLNALSIQRITQRQERLRAGDETSENQRQPDIVHPIWRTVNEQPTSSRHRSSSDPPSTRLAQQNVPHEIPQSFDDASPTLGPEEDITFGDDSQLAIGNEDPQIERSRSPAPIPRRTTPWSQGSGTRNQSSDGMTLTQRIWEASKTRPGRSADTRFIDRQQDAARVSPIRDSDSEGAVRRVEQRASRKRARRSSESEPEAGPGHFDYDRRSVDLEGRRGEKPQESRRKRARVQEPETQSDVNADANEEEAPSPEPPRQRTVPPSSQPTTREYTPTARVRWTDEEDNRLLRLMKDHSTRWAVIERQNQAQPPRQGEVRIEGRDQGALKDRARNIKIAYYRDGIEIPPYLQIVTMKKKDYERLEARGIVVPR is encoded by the exons ATGATGCAGGGCCACTCGCGGTCACGGTCGCGGCAAGATCTCTTCTCGCAGCCACAAGCGTCTCCGAGTCGCAAACGCATTACAAGAAGCCAAAGCCGCGAGGTCGAAGAAACTCGCATACGCTCCAAGGAGATCAATCCGACAGATGGCCATGGGAGGCGAGAGCAAAGCAAGG CCCTCCCTCCTGTCGCTGAAGAGTCCCCGTTCAAATCTCCGAGAAAAACGGGTGCCCGCTATGGAAGTTCAACCATACCAGAATCCCCGGGTGACACCACGAACATTTCGGGAACAACCTTTGTCCAGCCTGAGTCGGAAATGGACCTTGACCCGGAAATGATGCTTGAGGTTATTCCTGATCTTGAGCGAGCGGGCAAAAGTGTCCTGGAGTTCCTCGCTCCGAGAACGGCGACTCCGGTGGTGATCGTGAATAAAGCCAAAACGCTCAGTGATCCCAGCAATACCCAAAGTAGACGCCTTCGCCGCTTAAAGTCAAACCTGGATAATGAAATACAGCACTTCGGCAGTCAAACTTATATTGATGTTGGAGACATTGGTCATTTGTTTGCCTCTACCCTTGGGGGCAGGCGGGGTGAGTTCAATGACTGGGGACCAGACCCCATCGTGCAAATGGCCAACTGCGCACGCTTTGCAGTTGAGGTACTTCTGGCCGGTACTAGTACAAACTCCCAGAGGCAGGCATTACAGAATGTCGAGAATCTATTCCCCCTGCCTTTTATGACCGGCCTGGTTGGCGCTGGACAAGTAAAAGCGCCCGGCGAAAGTTCCTTGGAGAAAGAGACCTTTGAGCTTGCTTTAGAGATTCGAAAGCAGTCCCTGATCCTGCAATTGGAAGATAATCAGGATAAGCCTGGGTTCAGCGCCAAGAACGAGGTCAGACTGTGCTTCTTCACAGGATTGTCTCGTAAATCTCCGCCGCGAGGATTTAATCTACCAAATTTCggtggctctggcggcgCACTTCCCGAGAAATATCGAGATCCTGTTCATAATCTCTTCAACGATATCCTTCTGTCAGAGACCGAGAATGGCATTGATGTTGAGGAGTTGCGCAGTTCATATCTTTGGAAAAGGTTTGTCCTCCAGGCAGCAAAGTGGATCCGCAAGAGGACAGAAGAAATCGATGAGGAATTGCAAAAGCGCATGACTACACAAGAGGTCCACGACACATTTTTTACTTCAAAGCACCCTAGCTTTGCCAGCACATTGGGGGGTTCGGAAGCGGAACCAAGTGGCGAGGCACAAGAGGACGAACTAGAGATCTCGCATCGGCAGAGCGTTGAACAGGAATCTGCTGGtctgctggaggagcaggagcagcaggagcaaCAAGAGCCTAAATCGCCAACGGTCCAACGGGGTACGGAGCGGAGACGGTCTTCGAGACC CTCATACTTGAACGCTCTCTCTATTCAACGCATCACACAAAGACAGGAGCGCCTCCGTGCTGGGGATGAGACGTCTGAAAATCAACGACAGCCCGACATTGTCCACCCAATCTGGCGAACAGTGAACGAGCAACCTACCTCCAGTCGTCACCGAAGTTCCTCAGACCCACCCTCGACCCGCCTAGCCCAGCAAAATGTACCTCATGAAATTCCACAGTCCTTCGACGATGCCTCTCCTACTTTGGGACCCGAAGAGGACATCACTTTTGGGGATGATTCACAACTCGCCATCGGGAACGAGGACCCTCAAATAGAGAGGTCTCGCAGCCCCGCCCCCATCCCCAGGAGAACAACGCCTTGGAGTCAGGGATCCGGTACCAGGAATCAAAGCTCAGATGGAATGACATTGACCCAGCGCATATGGGAAGCAAGCAAGACCAGACCCGGTCGTAGTGCTGATACACGGTTTATTGACCGGCAACAAGATGCCGCGCGAGTTTCTCCGATTCGAGACAGTGACTCTGAAGGCGCGGTGAGACGCGTTGAACAGCGTGCATCTCGCAAGCGGGCACGGCGATCATCCGAGTCCGAGCCCGAAGCTGGTCCAGGCCACTTTGATTACGACAGACGCTCGGTTGATCTCGAGGGTCGGAGAGGGGAGAAGCCTCAAGAATCGAGACGCAAGCGTGCACGGGTGCAGGAACCAGAAACTCAAAGTGATGTCAATGCAGACgccaacgaagaagaagccccaAGTCCAGAACCTCCAAGACAACGCACTGTGCCGCCCAGCTCCCAGCCCACCACCAGGGAATATACACCCACAGCAAGAGTACGCTGgacggacgaggaagacaacAGACTTCTACGCTTGATGAAAGACCACTCCACCCGCTGGGCAGTGATCGAGAGACAGAACCAGGCACAACCGCCGAGGCAGGGCGAAGTGCGAATTGAGGGACGAGACCAGGGGGCACTCAAGGATCGTGCTCGGAATATCAAGATTGCGTACTATCG TGACGGGATTGAAATTCCGCCGTACCTTCAGATcgtgacgatgaagaaaaaggatTATGAGAGGCTTGAAGCACGCGGGATTGTTGTACCTCGATGA